The Candidatus Aenigmatarchaeota archaeon genome has a window encoding:
- a CDS encoding radical SAM protein → MISRYDLQVGYSCNNNCVHCFNRDRVESLNRGSCPLDKTFKEISEIFAEGRRLGMEEIVLTGGEPTIRPDFFKLLELAAFTFKKVRLQTNARIFSSQDFARKTLEISPGLHFLIPFHHTNSGCFDSITRVRGSHSQTLQGIKNLLTFGAKDVCLKRVLLKQNYADSENFVRLAKDLGANRLDFTFVEGGGNARINWFKLAPRYFEIESYIKRALELANRLGIPVSCYDIPFCFLQGYERHVSETYNYVMPYLRHEFPKRIAGEKEDIITALVLARRKKAEQCKGCRFFKVCVGVWKEYLDSYGASEFKPVLGEPVDSLKRLNAAVGAFN, encoded by the coding sequence ATGATTAGTAGATATGATCTCCAGGTAGGGTATTCTTGCAACAACAATTGTGTCCATTGCTTTAACCGGGATCGGGTAGAGTCTCTTAACCGAGGCAGTTGCCCTTTAGATAAGACCTTCAAAGAAATAAGTGAGATATTTGCTGAAGGTAGGCGACTTGGCATGGAAGAAATAGTGCTTACTGGAGGCGAACCTACGATAAGGCCGGATTTTTTCAAGTTGCTTGAACTTGCAGCATTCACATTCAAGAAAGTTAGATTGCAGACAAATGCTCGGATTTTTTCCTCGCAAGATTTTGCAAGGAAAACTTTGGAAATTTCCCCCGGATTGCATTTTTTAATACCCTTCCACCACACAAATAGTGGTTGCTTTGATTCAATTACCCGGGTAAGGGGTTCTCACTCTCAAACACTACAAGGCATAAAGAATTTGCTTACTTTTGGTGCGAAAGATGTTTGCCTGAAAAGAGTGCTTCTGAAGCAAAATTATGCGGATTCGGAGAACTTCGTCAGATTGGCAAAGGATTTGGGGGCAAACCGCCTGGATTTTACTTTTGTTGAAGGTGGCGGCAACGCGAGAATCAACTGGTTTAAGCTTGCACCCCGTTATTTTGAAATTGAATCGTATATTAAGAGAGCCCTCGAACTGGCAAACCGCCTGGGGATTCCAGTTTCCTGCTACGATATCCCATTTTGTTTTTTGCAGGGCTATGAGCGCCACGTTTCTGAGACTTATAACTATGTCATGCCCTATCTGAGGCACGAATTTCCCAAGAGAATAGCTGGTGAGAAAGAGGATATCATTACAGCCCTGGTTCTTGCGAGAAGGAAGAAGGCGGAGCAGTGCAAAGGATGCAGATTTTTCAAGGTTTGTGTGGGTGTTTGGAAAGAATATCTTGACTCTTATGGAGCTTCTGAATTTAAGCCAGTTTTGGGGGAACCGGTAGATTCTTTGAAGAGACTTAATGCTGCGGTCGGCGCATTTAATTGA
- a CDS encoding PQQ-binding-like beta-propeller repeat protein, producing MMRSIFVLSLVLVSCIAILFFSVKEDLAYSETGSSNLSCPMFKCNIYRTGNVDFDPGKNGIDFGMETRGSNAPEHAERKFIKKTDAFDSSPLFVDLDLDGNDEVITFYKNTIYNITLKSRTFTEFIMAVKYKENLTELEKLEFGEGYLLLWKFDLPAETHTSFSVGDFDADGHPEIAFGCDDGNLYVLTSEGNLLFKFKTQAEVRSTPAIVDLEGDSKQEVVFGSNDGNLYVLDAEGNLKWKFSAGGEVVSSPTVSGDYVSFGSDDSYLYILSRENSTLHCKFKTRGAVRSSPLHYKHRLFFGSDDGYIYELSEDCSLINAYETSGRVRGSPAVFGDYVVVGSEDGYLYYLGESGLRSIFLGSPIYSTPCSAEDWHLVSVSEGRVYAINLTSKEIRWENLLAREFSCSPSIGNGGLFSCFYLPYEENDEYAGFFIAVR from the coding sequence ATGATGAGAAGTATTTTTGTTTTAAGTCTGGTGTTGGTTTCTTGTATTGCCATCTTGTTTTTTTCAGTTAAGGAGGATTTGGCTTATTCTGAAACCGGGTCTTCAAACCTCTCTTGTCCCATGTTTAAGTGCAATATTTATCGTACGGGAAATGTTGACTTTGATCCTGGTAAAAACGGCATAGATTTTGGCATGGAAACAAGAGGAAGTAACGCTCCGGAACACGCAGAAAGGAAATTTATCAAAAAAACAGATGCCTTTGATTCTTCTCCCTTATTTGTTGACTTGGATTTAGACGGCAATGATGAGGTAATAACCTTTTATAAGAACACCATTTATAATATTACTTTGAAATCGAGGACGTTTACTGAGTTCATCATGGCAGTAAAGTATAAAGAAAATCTGACTGAATTGGAAAAGCTGGAATTTGGCGAGGGCTATTTGCTTTTGTGGAAATTTGATTTGCCTGCTGAGACCCACACTTCCTTCTCGGTTGGGGATTTTGATGCAGATGGACATCCAGAAATTGCTTTTGGGTGCGACGATGGCAATTTGTATGTCCTTACTTCCGAGGGAAATCTTTTGTTCAAGTTCAAAACACAAGCAGAGGTTAGGTCGACACCAGCAATTGTAGACTTGGAAGGGGACAGCAAGCAAGAAGTAGTGTTTGGGTCCAATGACGGGAATCTCTATGTCTTGGATGCGGAGGGGAACCTAAAATGGAAGTTTAGTGCGGGTGGAGAGGTGGTAAGTTCTCCAACCGTTTCTGGTGATTATGTGTCGTTTGGTTCGGACGATTCTTATCTATATATTCTGAGCCGAGAAAATTCCACTCTGCACTGCAAATTTAAAACCCGGGGGGCTGTGCGGAGTTCTCCTTTGCATTATAAGCACCGCCTATTTTTTGGATCCGATGATGGTTATATTTATGAGCTGTCTGAGGACTGTAGTTTAATCAATGCGTATGAGACGAGTGGTCGGGTCAGGGGTTCTCCTGCTGTTTTTGGAGATTATGTGGTAGTTGGGTCTGAGGACGGCTACTTATACTATCTGGGTGAGTCGGGGTTAAGGAGTATCTTTCTGGGCTCTCCAATATATTCAACTCCTTGCTCGGCTGAGGACTGGCACTTGGTTTCTGTCTCAGAAGGGCGGGTGTATGCTATTAATTTAACCTCAAAGGAGATTCGATGGGAAAACCTTCTTGCCAGGGAATTTTCTTGTTCTCCATCAATAGGAAATGGGGGTTTATTTTCTTGTTTTTATCTTCCGTACGAAGAAAATGACGAGTATGCCGGATTTTTTATCGCTGTCCGTTAG
- a CDS encoding radical SAM protein — translation MKKTISKNICFGYGCNNNCLHCIIGYGQRKQYRDLTTGEVKAKLDLLVCEGIGQVIFIGGEVAIRNDFFELLEYAKDKGLKVHIETNGRVFCKEAYSKRFLEIMPEASMMISFHSATPSIHDSITQVSGSFEQSVRGIRNLKKYGLKHLQINCVVSKLNYFCLEENLRLFKGLGANEVHFTLMRVGGNAIDNLDRVFVPIREIRPHLIKALELGKELGVKVLTYGFPYCVIPKHEQSVFEKNFLETFRLGATYIFDEPTGILDWQKERISMKAKPKDCRRCKLFGICEGVWKEYLTKNLLEKELVPQ, via the coding sequence ATGAAAAAAACAATCTCTAAGAATATCTGCTTTGGCTATGGATGCAATAACAACTGTCTTCACTGCATAATTGGATATGGGCAGAGGAAGCAATACCGAGATTTGACTACTGGTGAGGTGAAGGCTAAATTGGATCTGCTGGTATGTGAAGGGATTGGGCAGGTAATTTTTATTGGGGGTGAAGTTGCCATCCGTAACGATTTCTTCGAATTATTGGAATATGCGAAAGATAAGGGGCTAAAGGTACATATTGAAACAAATGGGCGGGTTTTCTGCAAGGAAGCATATTCCAAGAGGTTTCTGGAAATAATGCCTGAGGCAAGTATGATGATCAGCTTTCATTCTGCGACACCAAGCATTCATGATAGTATAACGCAGGTTTCAGGGTCGTTTGAGCAGAGTGTCAGGGGTATAAGGAACCTGAAAAAATATGGTTTGAAGCATCTGCAGATAAACTGTGTTGTCTCAAAGCTCAACTATTTCTGTCTGGAAGAAAACCTCAGATTATTTAAGGGTCTCGGTGCAAATGAGGTTCATTTTACATTAATGAGGGTGGGGGGAAACGCAATAGATAATCTGGACCGGGTTTTTGTTCCAATTAGGGAGATTCGACCCCATCTGATAAAGGCATTAGAACTTGGGAAAGAATTGGGTGTGAAGGTTCTCACCTATGGGTTTCCGTATTGTGTGATTCCGAAACATGAACAGTCGGTCTTTGAGAAAAATTTTCTTGAAACCTTCAGATTGGGTGCCACTTACATATTTGATGAGCCGACGGGTATCTTAGATTGGCAAAAAGAACGGATATCTATGAAGGCCAAGCCAAAAGACTGCCGGCGCTGCAAACTATTCGGCATTTGTGAAGGTGTTTGGAAGGAGTACCTGACTAAAAATCTCTTGGAAAAAGAGCTCGTGCCCCAGTAG